A single Anopheles arabiensis isolate DONGOLA chromosome 2, AaraD3, whole genome shotgun sequence DNA region contains:
- the LOC120908696 gene encoding zinc finger protein 480-like, with translation MESVLDFSVICHTCLSVTPSTISVKSTDLKYNVPLATMINKISAFERQDNPRLPDRLCFVCAEQLRIAYGFQQMCDDSYRILLIQLEKQPEPVVPKEEPVVIDVDALGLSETEQDESEQKEIKQLETKHSVAKQNETKQIEPILSVVAKQIEPKLSVVAKQIEPKQNETKQIEPIQSVSKLNETKQNAPKQIEPKQIAMEPIVMGHDVIEQDAMEQDAMEQDFIEQDAMEQDDTEQYDTEQYDTEQYDTDQYDTDQYDTEQYDTEQDDTEQDDTEQNDTEQNGMVHENGFISPSTSTAPMSSMSSDVRKSELSELLNEAEYLEEYLMADPEEPTEEQFPKPAPIGGATVAEEEDNNNGIEDDLQSIVVPGEDGIREIQNQCHVCGLILSKLAHLKRHMKAHAGTKPFKCNVCSKSFSRADNLRAHQRMHTAEKNYKCPLCDERFKRVDAAKAHMGSAHRDFVEANYHVCTVCDNFFKTDEKLIAHMELHKGVNRLVCDVCGKQFVGMMAYEAHLQRHAAESEQPTMYSCAHCDKKFSSKAYLLMHMRYMMANKCLECKYCGKKFARQSDLKSHEDYHTGIKPFTCKTCGKSFHRQCTLVVHMRTHTGEKPFQCSYCPKSFYQKNDMLTHERRHTGERYQCEFCEQKFIHLHLLNSHLKVVHNHNVDCRKRGVKKFFDEPGPTVYAAKEPKPE, from the exons ATGGAAAGTGTGCTAGATTTCAGCGTTATTTGCCATACCTGTTTAAGTGTAACGCCGAGTACGATATCGGTGAAGAGTACAGATCTTAAGTACAATGTCCCGCTCGCCACAATGATCAACAAAATCAGCGCATTCGAG CGCCAAGACAACCCGAGGCTTCCGGACAGATTGTGTTTCGTGTGTGCGGAACAGCTCCGGATCGCGTACGGCTTTCAGCAGATGTGTGACGATTCGTACCGGATTCTTCTCATCCAATTGGAGAAACAACCGGAGCCAGTAGTACCAAAGGAAGAACCCGTCGTCATCGACGTGGACGCGCTAGGGCTGTCTGAAACTGAGCAGGACGAAAGCGAACAGAAAGAGATTAAGCAGCTTGAGACGAAGCATAGTGTGGCGAAGCAGAATGAGACGAAGCAAATTGAGCCGATACTGAGTGTGGTGGCGAAGCAGATTGAGCCGAAACTGAGCGTGGTGGCGAAGCAGATTGAGCCGAAACAGAATGAGACGAAGCAGATTGAGCCGATACAGAGTGTGTCGAAACTGAATGAGACGAAGCAAAATGCGCCGAAACAGATTGAGCCGAAACAGATTGCGATGGAACCGATTGTGATGGGGCATGATGTCATAGAGCAGGATGCCATGGAGCAGGATGCCATGGAGCAGGATTTCATCGAGCAGGATGCCATGGAGCAGGATGACACGGAACAGTACGACACGGAGCAATATGACACGGAGCAGTACGACACGGATCAGTACGACACAGATCAGTACGACACGGAGCAATACGACACCGAGCAGGATGACACGGAGCAAGATGACACGGAGCAGAATGACACGGAGCAGAATGGCATGGTGCACGAAAATGGCTTTATCTCGCCTAGCACCTCCACTGCACCAATGAGCTCAATGAGCAGTGATGTACGAAAATCAGAACTAAGCGAACTGTTGAACGAAGCCGAATACCTCGAGGAATATCTCATGGCCGATCCCGAAGAGCCAACCGAAGAGCAGTTCCCGAAGCCAGCCCCGATCGGCGGTGCCACTGTAGCGGAAGAGGAAGACAATAACAATGGCATCGAGGACGATCTCCAGTCCATAGTCGTGCCCGGCGAGGATGGAATACGCGAAATTCAGAACCAATGCCACGTGTGCGGGCTCATTCTGAGCAAGCTGGCGCATCTGAAACGCCACATGAAGGCGCACGCCGGAACCAAGCCGTTCAAGTGCAACGTGTGCTCGAAGTCGTTCTCCCGGGCGGACAATCTGCGGGCGCACCAAAGGATGCACACGGCGGAGAAGAACTACAAGTGTCCGCTGTGCGACGAACGCTTCAAGCGTGTCGATGCGGCCAAGGCGCACATGGGCTCGGCGCATCGCGACTTCGTGGAGGCCAACTACCACGTGTGCACGGTGTGTGACAACTTCTTCAAGACGGACGAGAAGCTGATCGCGCACATGGAGCTGCACAAGGGCGTCAACAGGCTGGTGTGTGACGTGTGCGGCAAGCAGTTCGTGGGCATGATGGCGTACGAGGCCCACCTGCAGCGGCACGCGGCCGAGTCGGAACAACCGACCATGTACTCCTGTGCGCACTGTGACAAGAAGTTTTCCAGCAAAGCGTACCTCTTGATGCATATGCGCTACATGATGGCAAACAAATGCTTGGAGTGCAAGTACTGTGGTAAAA AATTTGCACGCCAGAGTGATTTGAAGTCGCACGAAGATTACCATACCGGGATCAAGCCCTTCACCTGCAAGACCTGCGGGAAGAGCTTCCATCGTCAGTGTACGCTCGTCGTGCACATGCGAACGCACACGGGAGAAAAACCGTTCCAATGTTCGTACTGTCCCAAAAGCTTCTACCAGAAGAACGACATGCTGACGCACGAACGGCGCCATACGGGTGAGCGGTACCAGTGTGAATTTTGTGAGCAAAAGTTTATTCACCTGCACCTGCTGAATTCGCATCTGAAGGTAGTACACAACCATAACGTGGATTGCCGAAAGCGGGGTGTGAAGAAGTTTTTCGACGAACCCGGTCCGACGGTTTATGCGGCGAAGGAACCGAAGCCCGAGTAG
- the LOC120908697 gene encoding solute carrier family 25 member 46 — MYNHQMAGLEDYGRYLEDEDELDNARFLSAYKSTLDDAPYQFINSERDLTLPLQKHKNVQPLYESPDDEISLRKYLGASVNLISLITENLLCHPFLVLRRQCQVHHTARRYHVVPITLLPVIVHLHQRQGVTTLWKGIGSVLLVRGMTLAVEDVISKFTPWPKEINAKTTVKQFGQHLLLKCISIAAVVPFYSASLVETVQSDIASEKPGIFDVFREGASRLLSWSVPQKGRMLPVWALVGPSISLGLSKYVCQLFVRGISTRIMCRRVTFYEERRGARTRDFAAQSQVIEVYSTMISLMATEMIFYPFETILHRIQLQGTRTIIDNLDSGYSVVPILTSYEGVVDCYRQTLASEGVSGLYKGFGAMVLQFAAHVAVIKLGKWFITQISELMSSKPPAKVVEFYKLEGKTPVGSATMSRSISGISSLSEEIS; from the exons ATGTACAATCACCAAATGGCTGGCCTGGAAGATTACGGGCG GTACCTGGAAGATGAGGATGAGTTAGATAATGCACGGTTCCTGTCCGCTTACAAATCCACCCTGGACGATGCGCCGTACCAGTTCATCAACTCGGAGCGCGATCTTACGCTGCCGCTGCAGAAGCACAAAAACGTTCAACCACTGTACGAAAGCCCGGACGATG AAATATCGCTGCGGAAATATCTCGGTGCGAGCGTTAACCTCATCAGCCTGATTACGGAGAACCTGCTATGCCATCCGTTTTTGGTGCTGCGGCGCCAGTGCCAGGTGCATCACACCGCCCGGCGGTACCACGTCGTGCCGATCACCCTGCTGCCGGTGATTGTGCATCTGCACCAGCGGCAGGGCGTTACGACGCTGTGGAAGGGTATCGGCAGCGTGCTTCTAGTCCGTGGCATGACGCTGGCCGTGGAGGATGTGATATCAAAGTTTACGCCCTGGCCAAA GGAAATTAATGCTAAAACTACTGTCAAACAGTTCGGTCAACATTTGCTGCTGAAATG CATTAGCATAGCGGCCGTCGTTCCGTTTTACTCTGCATCGCTCGTCGAAACCGTCCAGAGCGACATTGCCAGCGAGAAGCCGGGCATATTCGATGTGTTCCGCGAGGGAGCGAGCCGCCTGCTGTCTTGGAGCGTCCCACAGAAGGGCCGAATGTTGCCGGTGTGGGCGTTGGTAGGGCCGAGCATATCGCTCGGTCTGTCGAAATACGTTTGCCA GCTGTTTGTGCGCGGCATCTCGACCAGGATCATGTGCAGACGGGTAACGTTTTACGAGGAGCGGCGCGGCGCTCGGACGCGCGATTTCGCCGCCCAGAGCCAGGTGATCGAGGTGTACTCGACGATGATTTCGCTGATGGCGACGGAGATGATTTTCTACCCGTTCGAGACGATCCTGCACCGGATCCAGCTGCAGGGCACGCGCACAATCATCGACAATCTGGACTCGGGCTACTCGGTCGTGCCGATTCTGACCAGCTACGAGGGGGTGGTCGACTGCTACCGGCAAACGCTGGCCAGCGAGGGCGTGAGCGGACTGTACAAGGGTTTCGGCGCGATGGTGCTGCAGTTTGCGGCGCACGTGGCAGTGATCAAGCTGGGCAAGTGGTTCATAACGCAGATTTCCGAGCTGATGTCGAGCAAACCGCCGGCAAAGGTGGTGGAGTTTTACAAGCTGGAGGGCAAGACGCCCGTCGGGTCGGCCACGATGTCCCGGAGCATTAGCGGCATTAGTTCACTTAGCGAAGAAATATcgtag
- the LOC120908700 gene encoding probable small nuclear ribonucleoprotein G — MSKAHPPELKKYMDKRLSLKLNGGRVVSGILRGFDPFMNVVVDESIEECKDGTRNNIGMVVIRGNSIIMVEALDRI, encoded by the exons ATGTCGAAAGCACATCCGCCAGAGTTGAAAAA GTACATGGACAAGCGGCTATCGCTGAAGCTGAATGGTGGACGAGTCGTTTCCGGCATCCTGCGTGGTTTCGATCCCTTCATGAACGTGGTGGTGGACGAATCCATCGAGGAATGTAAGGACGGTACCCGCAACAACATTGGAATGGTG GTCATCCGGggcaacagcatcatcatgGTGGAAGCACTGGATAGGATATAA